Proteins encoded together in one Drosophila subpulchrella strain 33 F10 #4 breed RU33 unplaced genomic scaffold, RU_Dsub_v1.1 Primary Assembly Seq429, whole genome shotgun sequence window:
- the LOC119562362 gene encoding LOW QUALITY PROTEIN: NHL repeat-containing protein 2-like (The sequence of the model RefSeq protein was modified relative to this genomic sequence to represent the inferred CDS: inserted 1 base in 1 codon) gives MIEGIGPLHPLSSPXDVAIFRTRDMDMSFHLDERNVPEKTIVLIFMAGTHQIWGYFPEGIIWWKFRKFEPLCCVALKGNGLEENRNNSYPQNAAFAQPSGLAMANDVLYIADSESSSIRKTSMIDGKVMHVVGGDRNPLNLFAFGDVDGKLFNAKLQHPLGVTYNDANNRLYVADSYNHKIKVIDTDSNNISTLKITSQNKTDLIFNGPAGLCLDTNGQNLLVSDTNNHAIHIIDVATLIAKPFVLDFSQIASTCQTEAPKCLSKKYDDHAIKTLALNLIKTISIHFSLRLSPELNFTKEAPQKWILKTVSQSLKIYPSYGTLLNGMCNLQLQATHHEFSCVNNELFTIEFSLNLCRSNCCLIKRISVSIKCGKTIEEHIPIHNVNIHINQSNINLL, from the exons ATGATCGAG GGTATAGGACCTCTGCATCCTTTATCGTCGC GTGATGTTGCTATATTTCGTACACGGGACATGGATATGTCCTTTCATCTTGATGAACGCAACGTGCCTGAAAAAACTATTGTGCTCATATTTATGGCTGGCACCCATCAGATTTGGGGCTACTTTCCGGAAGGAATTATTTGGTGGAAATTCCGCAAGTTTGAACCTCTTTGCTGTGTCGCGTTAAAAGGAAATGGTCTAGAGGAGAACCGTAATAATTCCTACCCCCAGAACGCCGCATTTGCACAGCCGTCTGGCCTGGCCATGGCAAACGATGTATTGTACATAGCTGACAGCGAAAGCTCTAGCATACGAAAAACTTCTATGATTGACGGAAAGGTGATGCATGTCGTTGGAGGGGATCGTAACCCACTT AACCTTTTTGCGTTTGGCGACGTTGACGGTAAACTATTCAACGCGAAACTTCAACACCCTCTAGGTGTTACCTATAATGATGCCAATAACAGGCTCTATGTGGCTGATTCTTATAATCATAAAATCAAAGTTATTGACACCgattcaaataatatttctaCCTTAAAAATCACGAGTCAAAATAAAACTGATTTGATATTTAATGGGCCGGCCGGTCTATGCTTGGATACCAACGGTCAGAATTTGCTGGTATCTGACACCAATAACCATGCGATACATATAATAGATGTGGCGACGCTTATAGCAAAACCATTTGTTTTAGATTTTAGTCAAATTGCATCAACTTGTCAAACTGAAGCACCAAAATgtttatcaaaaaaatatgATGACCATGCGATTAAGACCTTAGCTTTAAATTTGATTAAAACAATTTCGATTCATTTTAGTCTTCGACTTTCGCCTGAACTTAACTTTACAAAAGAAGCCCCTCAGAAGTGGATACTAAAAACTGTATCTCAATCACTGAAAATATATCCATCATACGGAACCTTGCTAAATGGAATGTGTAACTTGCAGTTGCAGGCTACTCACCATGAATTCAGCTGCGTCAACAATGAATTATTTACTATTGAATTCTCTTTAAATTTATGTCGCTCAA
- the LOC119562358 gene encoding NHL repeat-containing protein 2 isoform X2 — translation MDCPNELPVIDMLTFISDELLHTYRSSNDEQEKIRAITEFLRRLNEDISIAKLKSINVEFESDLDWFNVSGPISLKELQGKVIVLDFFTYCCINCMHVLQELHCLEEQFPIESGLLVIGVHSAKFDNERVTANIVSAVQRFGITHPIVNDSRSTMWRTIGLRCWPSLLVLSPTGTPMLLLMGEGHGKFLQEFAGAALSFFSQQGNIDYCCLPMQITTNCQPASNLRFPSKIARSPLGRYAIADSGNNRVLIVTSSGLVQHKIGGQQAGFVNGSLTTSRFNNPQGLAFVDEHALIIADTKNHALRKISLTTGKVETLAGTGVQGNERIGGRIGPLQPLSSPWDVAIFRTRDMDMSFHLDERNVPEKTIVLIFMAGTHQIWGYFPEGIIWWKFRKFEPLCCVALKGNGLEENRKILSPERRICTAVWPGHGKRCIVHS, via the exons ATGGATTGCCCCAATGAATTACCGGTTATAGACATGTTGACTTTTATATCGGATGAACTTTTGCATACATACCGTAGCAGCAATGATGAGCAGGAAAAGATTAGGGCAATTACTGAATTTCTTCGACGGTTGAATGAAGACATCTCCATAGCCAAACTCAAGTCTATCAACGTTGAATTTGAGTCTG ATTTGGATTGGTTTAATGTTAGTGGTCCTATATCGTTAAAAGAACTGCAAGGAAAGGTTATTGTTTTGGACTTTTTTACCTATTGCTGCATTAATTGTATGCATGTATTGCAAGAGCTGCACTGCCTGGAAGAACAATTTCCCATAGAAAGTGGTCTTTTAGTAATCGGTGTTCACAGTGCAAAATTTGATAATGAACGAGTTACAGCAAATATTGTATCAGCTGTGCAACGATTTGGAATAACTCATCCTATTGTTAACGATTCACGATCTACCATGTGGCGCACTATCGGCTTACGGTGCTGGCCATCACTGCTGGTTCTGAGCCCGACTGGTACACCCATGTTGCTATTAATGGGCGAAGGGCATGGAAAGTTCCTACAGGAATTTGCTGGTGCTGCGTTGTCATTTTTTAGTCAGCAGGGTAACATTGACTATTGCTGTTTACCCATGCAAATAACTACTAACTGTCAACCGGCGTCTAACTTACGTTTTCCTTCTAAGATAGCTCGAAGCCCACTCGGTCGGTATGCGATTGCCGATAGTGGAAACAACCGGGTGCTTATAGTCACTAGTAGTGGCTTGGTACAACACAAGATTGGAGGACAACAGGCTGGATTTGTTAATGGCTCTTTAACCACATCGCGATTTAATAATCCGCAGGGCCTAGCATTTGTTGATGAACATGCTTTGATAATTGCGGATACTAAAAACCACGCCCTTCGTAAGATCTCGCTTACGACTGGGAAGGTTGAAACTCTTGCTGGAACAGGCGTACAGGGGAACGAGCGAATTGGTGGTCGCATAGGACCTCTGCAACCTTTATCGTCGCCCTGGGAT GTTGCTATATTTCGTACACGGGACATGGATATGTCCTTTCATCTTGATGAACGCAACGTGCCTGAAAAAACTATTGTGCTCATATTTATGGCTGGCACCCATCAGATTTGGGGCTACTTTCCGGAAGGAATTATTTGGTGGAAATTCCGCAAGTTTGAACCTCTTTGCTGTGTCGCGTTAAAAGGAAATGGTCTAGAGGAGAACCGTAAAATCCTATCCCCAGAACGCCGCATTTGCACAGCCGTCTGGCCTGGCCATGGCAAACGATGTATTGTACATAGCTGA
- the LOC119562358 gene encoding NHL repeat-containing protein 2 isoform X1 — protein MDCPNELPVIDMLTFISDELLHTYRSSNDEQEKIRAITEFLRRLNEDISIAKLKSINVEFESDLDWFNVSGPISLKELQGKVIVLDFFTYCCINCMHVLQELHCLEEQFPIESGLLVIGVHSAKFDNERVTANIVSAVQRFGITHPIVNDSRSTMWRTIGLRCWPSLLVLSPTGTPMLLLMGEGHGKFLQEFAGAALSFFSQQGNIDYCCLPMQITTNCQPASNLRFPSKIARSPLGRYAIADSGNNRVLIVTSSGLVQHKIGGQQAGFVNGSLTTSRFNNPQGLAFVDEHALIIADTKNHALRKISLTTGKVETLAGTGVQGNERIGGRIGPLQPLSSPWDVAIFRTRDMDMSFHLDERNVPEKTIVLISMAGTHQIWGYFPEGIIWWKFRKFEPLCCVALIGNGLEENRNNSYPQNAAFAQPSGLAMANDVLYIADSESSSIRKTSMIDGKVMPVVGGDRNPLNLFAFGDVDGKLFNAKLQHPLGVTYNDASNRLYVADSYNHKIKVIDTDSNNISTLKITNQNKTDLIFNEPAGLCLDTNGQNLLVSDTNNHAIHIIDVATLIAKPFVLDFSQIASTCQTEAPKCLSKKYDDHAIKTLALNLIKTISIHFSLRLSPELNFTKEAPQKWILKTVSQSLKIYPSYGTLLNGMCNLQVQATHHEFSCVNNELFTIEFSLNLCRSNCCLIKRISVSIKCGKTIEEHIPIHNVNIHINQSNINLL, from the exons ATGGATTGCCCCAATGAATTACCGGTTATAGACATGTTGACTTTTATATCGGATGAACTTTTGCATACATACCGTAGCAGCAATGATGAGCAGGAAAAGATTAGGGCAATTACTGAATTTCTTCGACGGTTGAATGAAGACATCTCCATAGCCAAACTCAAGTCTATCAACGTTGAATTTGAGTCTG ATTTGGATTGGTTTAATGTTAGTGGTCCTATATCGTTAAAAGAACTGCAAGGAAAGGTTATTGTTTTGGACTTTTTTACCTATTGCTGCATTAATTGTATGCATGTATTGCAAGAGCTGCACTGCCTGGAAGAACAATTTCCCATAGAAAGTGGTCTTTTAGTAATCGGTGTTCACAGTGCAAAATTTGATAATGAACGAGTTACAGCAAATATTGTATCAGCTGTGCAACGATTTGGAATAACTCATCCTATTGTTAACGATTCACGATCTACCATGTGGCGCACTATCGGCTTACGGTGCTGGCCATCACTGCTGGTTCTGAGCCCGACTGGTACACCCATGTTGCTATTAATGGGCGAAGGGCATGGAAAGTTCCTACAGGAATTTGCTGGTGCTGCGTTGTCATTTTTTAGTCAGCAGGGTAACATTGACTATTGCTGTTTACCCATGCAAATAACTACTAACTGTCAACCGGCGTCTAACTTACGTTTTCCTTCTAAGATAGCTCGAAGCCCACTCGGTCGGTATGCGATTGCCGATAGTGGAAACAACCGGGTGCTTATAGTCACTAGTAGTGGCTTGGTACAACACAAGATTGGAGGACAACAGGCTGGATTTGTTAATGGCTCTTTAACCACATCGCGATTTAATAATCCGCAGGGCCTAGCATTTGTTGATGAACATGCTTTGATAATTGCGGATACTAAAAACCACGCCCTTCGTAAGATCTCGCTTACGACTGGGAAGGTTGAAACTCTTGCTGGAACAGGCGTACAGGGGAACGAGCGAATTGGTGGTCGCATAGGACCTCTGCAACCTTTATCGTCGCCCTGGGATGTTGCTATATTTCGTACACGGGACATGGATATGTCCTTTCATCTTGATGAACGCAACGTGCCTGAAAAAACTATTGTGCTCATATCTATGGCTGGCACCCATCAGATTTGGGGCTACTTTCCAGAAGGAATTATTTGGTGGAAATTCCGCAAGTTTGAACCTCTTTGCTGTGTCGCGTTAATAGGAAATGGTCTAGAGGAGAACCGTAATAATTCCTACCCCCAGAACGCCGCATTTGCACAGCCGTCTGGCCTGGCCATGGCAAACGATGTATTGTACATAGCTGACAGCGAAAGCTCTAGCATACGAAAAACTTCTATGATTGACGGAAAGGTGATGCCTGTCGTTGGAGGGGATCGTAACCCACTT AACCTTTTCGCGTTTGGCGACGTTGACGGTAAACTATTCAACGCGAAACTTCAACACCCTCTAGGTGTTACCTATAATGATGCCAGTAACAGGCTCTATGTGGCTGATTCTTATAATCATAAAATCAAAGTTATTGACACCgattcaaataatatttctaCCTTAAAAATCACGAATCAAAATAAAACTGATTTGATTTTTAATGAGCCGGCCGGTCTATGCTTGGATACCAACGGTCAGAATTTGCTGGTATCTGACACCAATAACCATGCGATACATATAATAGATGTGGCGACGCTTATAGCAAAACCATTTGTTTTAGATTTTAGTCAAATTGCATCAACTTGTCAAACTGAAGCACCAAAATgtttatcaaaaaaatatgATGACCATGCGATTAAGACCTTAGCTTTAAATTTGATTAAAACAATTTCGATTCATTTTAGTCTTCGACTTTCGCCTGAACTTAACTTTACAAAAGAAGCCCCTCAGAAGTGGATACTAAAAACTGTATCTCAATCACTGAAAATATATCCATCATACGGAACCTTGCTAAATGGAATGTGTAACTTGCAGGTGCAGGCTACTCACCATGAATTCAGCTGCGTCAACAATGAATTATTTACTATTGAATTCTCTTTAAATTTATGTCGCTCAAATTGTTGCCTTATTAAAAGAATTTCTGTATCTATAAAATGTGGTAAAACTATTGAAGAACACATACCTATCCACAATGTTAATATTCATATTAATCAATCAAATATAAACTTgctttaa